Proteins from a single region of Dysosmobacter acutus:
- a CDS encoding HU family DNA-binding protein — protein MNKTELIAAMVEASGLTKKDCEAALAAFTGAVETAMKGGDKVQMVGFGSFEVKERPARVGRNPRTGESMTYPACKVPVFKPGKALKDAIK, from the coding sequence ATGAACAAAACTGAACTGATTGCCGCCATGGTGGAAGCCAGCGGTCTGACGAAGAAGGACTGCGAGGCGGCCCTCGCAGCCTTTACCGGCGCGGTGGAGACTGCCATGAAGGGCGGAGACAAGGTGCAGATGGTGGGCTTTGGCAGCTTCGAGGTCAAGGAGCGCCCTGCCCGCGTGGGCCGCAACCCCCGTACCGGCGAGTCCATGACCTACCCCGCCTGCAAGGTGCCGGTTTTCAAGCCCGGCAAGGCCCTCAAAGACGCTATCAAGTAA
- a CDS encoding helix-turn-helix transcriptional regulator translates to MRHALEKLNYANRSMKHKLVIYMAAMGLLLAAVLLVSLQIFGRINTPGEELSKSMSIQMEVFRSDMASLWRNVSGMSAHLSKDMTDILEDTLAEQGMTFSELDGNLDTISQVEEALLEPLCQYARQTDCSGAFVILEAAIGVSSGEADRSGLYVQRSNAEHLTGDLLLYRGMAEIGKAHGVMPHRKWSREFNTETLPDYRQCLADAATPVSSASCRTSALITLPGTSERAVLLTIPMVGEDGTVYGLCGFGVNQTYFAAHHKQPTGFQSVACLMASEGGVSNTLDSGGCLMTGGAGDYCYVPINDRLTLKPMRHGMTSMKCGDLSYVGITMDFTAAGGDSESRTLAVLIPAQDYRQLVVRSVWQTALLLFLLLFALCLACIVLSRRYLSPLLRDLRQLTEENRGDGQMRYSEFAAVSGSLRAQDEAHQETVSALESEKDAALRQSEFLQAQVEETQSQLETVQTDASRMAHAQKDDIDPEVYRIFVTGLDKLTSTERKIYEGYVAGMGPQEMSVQFSVKVSTIYSHTKSILRKTGLDSYRKVQQYAAILRQTQEEQENET, encoded by the coding sequence ATGCGCCATGCACTGGAAAAACTGAACTACGCCAACCGCTCCATGAAGCACAAGCTGGTGATCTACATGGCGGCGATGGGCCTTCTTCTGGCCGCGGTGCTGCTGGTCAGCCTGCAAATTTTCGGGCGGATCAATACCCCCGGCGAGGAGCTGTCCAAAAGCATGAGCATCCAGATGGAGGTGTTCCGCTCGGATATGGCCTCCCTCTGGCGGAATGTCTCCGGCATGAGCGCCCATCTGTCCAAGGATATGACGGACATTCTGGAGGACACATTGGCCGAACAGGGCATGACCTTTTCGGAGCTGGACGGAAATCTTGACACCATCTCACAGGTAGAGGAGGCGCTGCTGGAGCCGCTGTGCCAGTATGCCCGTCAGACGGACTGCTCCGGAGCCTTTGTCATTCTGGAAGCCGCCATCGGCGTGAGCAGCGGCGAGGCTGACCGCAGCGGGCTGTATGTCCAGCGGAGCAACGCCGAGCATCTGACCGGGGATCTGCTGCTCTACCGAGGCATGGCGGAGATCGGGAAGGCCCACGGGGTCATGCCCCACCGGAAATGGAGCCGGGAGTTCAACACGGAGACTCTGCCGGATTACCGGCAATGCCTTGCGGATGCGGCCACGCCGGTATCTTCCGCCTCCTGCCGCACCTCGGCACTGATCACCCTTCCCGGCACCTCGGAGCGGGCCGTTCTGCTGACCATTCCCATGGTCGGGGAGGACGGCACGGTATACGGACTGTGCGGCTTTGGGGTCAACCAGACTTATTTTGCAGCTCACCACAAGCAGCCTACTGGCTTTCAAAGCGTTGCCTGCCTCATGGCATCGGAGGGCGGCGTGTCCAACACGCTGGACAGCGGCGGGTGTCTGATGACCGGCGGTGCGGGAGACTACTGCTATGTTCCCATTAACGACCGTCTCACACTCAAGCCCATGCGTCACGGCATGACATCCATGAAGTGCGGGGACCTTTCCTATGTAGGCATAACCATGGACTTTACCGCTGCAGGTGGAGACAGCGAAAGCCGGACATTGGCGGTGCTGATCCCCGCGCAGGATTACCGGCAGCTTGTGGTACGCAGCGTCTGGCAGACCGCTTTGCTGCTGTTCCTGCTGCTCTTTGCCCTGTGTCTGGCCTGCATTGTCCTCAGCCGCAGATACCTCTCTCCGCTGCTGCGGGATCTCCGGCAGCTTACGGAGGAAAACCGGGGCGACGGGCAGATGCGCTACAGCGAATTTGCCGCCGTATCCGGATCTCTGCGGGCGCAGGATGAAGCGCATCAGGAGACTGTTTCCGCGCTGGAGAGCGAGAAGGACGCGGCCCTGCGGCAAAGCGAATTTCTTCAGGCGCAGGTCGAGGAAACGCAAAGTCAGTTGGAAACCGTACAGACGGACGCATCCCGGATGGCTCACGCGCAGAAGGACGACATCGACCCGGAGGTGTACCGGATCTTTGTGACCGGGCTGGATAAGCTGACGAGTACGGAGCGCAAGATCTATGAGGGCTATGTTGCCGGCATGGGGCCACAGGAGATGAGCGTTCAATTCTCTGTTAAGGTGAGCACCATTTACAGCCACACCAAGAGCATTCTCCGAAAGACGGGGCTTGATTCCTACCGAAAGGTACAGCAATATGCCGCAATCCTGCGTCAGACGCAGGAGGAACAGGAGAACGAAACATAG
- a CDS encoding ABC transporter substrate-binding protein gives MKPRFFAALLAALMIFSLTGCEKSLLDKDNPVTLTFWHVYGEQSGSPMDELVDEFNRTVGAEKGVRVTVTATSSASQIGAFLLQAQAGGSELPEMPDVFTCHIGDAMALGAENVVDWNDLFTEKEREEFVSGFLDDGTADGKLLVFPMSKSTHVLMLNGSAFDRFSAATGAQYSDLTTWEGFYQTAGAFYDYSGGKTFCALDYPLRAVELRAMEQGAEDFYTEDGWYDTDNAIFKESWLEFARALVQGHIQMSDRYSNTQVMTGETISGIGSSAAILYYNDKVSYLDGTVEPMNLQVLPMPKTDGADALMTQAGVGLCAYKTDEKRAEAASLFVHWLTEPERNLDFVAETGYMPVRNGAFDAIENYTDFPEPQQAYQNLYAALNTMRQEYTPVSEPRFSGYYGKVNALYDALREAQKAYPARLANGESVDELANETWTMLCSMG, from the coding sequence ATGAAACCAAGATTTTTTGCCGCGCTGCTGGCGGCGCTGATGATTTTCTCCCTCACCGGCTGCGAGAAATCGCTGCTGGACAAGGATAACCCTGTGACGCTGACCTTCTGGCACGTCTACGGCGAGCAGTCCGGCTCTCCCATGGACGAGCTTGTGGACGAGTTCAACCGGACGGTGGGCGCGGAAAAGGGCGTGCGAGTGACCGTCACCGCTACCAGCAGCGCCTCTCAGATCGGTGCGTTTCTGCTGCAGGCGCAGGCGGGCGGCTCCGAGCTTCCGGAGATGCCGGATGTGTTCACCTGCCACATTGGGGATGCGATGGCGCTGGGGGCAGAGAACGTGGTGGACTGGAACGACCTCTTTACCGAGAAGGAGCGCGAGGAGTTCGTTTCCGGCTTTCTGGACGACGGCACGGCGGACGGCAAGCTGCTGGTATTCCCCATGTCCAAATCCACCCATGTGCTGATGCTCAACGGCTCCGCCTTTGACCGCTTCTCCGCCGCCACCGGCGCGCAGTACAGCGACCTTACCACATGGGAGGGCTTTTATCAGACCGCCGGCGCTTTCTATGACTACAGCGGCGGCAAGACCTTCTGCGCTCTGGACTATCCTCTCCGCGCTGTGGAGCTGCGGGCCATGGAGCAGGGTGCGGAGGATTTCTATACCGAGGACGGCTGGTACGACACGGACAACGCCATTTTCAAGGAGAGCTGGCTGGAATTTGCCCGCGCTCTGGTGCAGGGGCATATCCAGATGTCCGACCGCTATTCCAATACGCAGGTCATGACCGGCGAAACCATCTCCGGCATCGGCTCGTCCGCCGCCATCCTCTACTATAATGATAAGGTGAGCTATCTCGACGGCACGGTGGAGCCGATGAATTTGCAGGTCCTGCCCATGCCGAAAACCGACGGCGCGGACGCGCTGATGACTCAGGCGGGCGTGGGTCTTTGCGCCTATAAGACCGATGAAAAGCGGGCGGAGGCCGCGAGCCTGTTCGTCCACTGGCTGACGGAGCCGGAGCGGAACCTTGATTTTGTGGCCGAGACCGGCTATATGCCCGTGCGGAACGGTGCGTTCGATGCCATTGAGAACTATACGGATTTCCCGGAACCGCAGCAGGCATACCAGAATCTCTACGCCGCGCTGAACACCATGAGGCAGGAATATACACCGGTGTCCGAGCCGCGCTTTTCCGGCTATTACGGCAAGGTCAACGCCCTTTACGATGCGCTGCGGGAGGCGCAGAAGGCCTATCCCGCCCGCCTTGCGAACGGTGAGAGCGTGGATGAGCTGGCCAACGAGACATGGACGATGCTTTGCTCCATGGGCTGA